The genomic DNA TCCAGACCACGACAAGATCGATCGCCAGAGCCAACGCACGGCTCGGCAGTCTCGCCGGTCGCAGCCCCAGTACGACCGCATCCCCGGTTACCAGCTCACTCATCGCCGCCCACCCTTCGCCGACCTTCCCTGACCCTCGGGCGCTCAGTCTGCCAAGCTGACCCGCAGCGCGCCGCAGTAGTACGGACCCGTACGCACCCATGCCTGGAGCAGCAGCCGACCATGGATCTCGACGTATTCGTCACCGCCCACCGAACCGAGTGGGACCGCCTGGACCATCTCCTGCACCGCGGGCGCCGACTGACCGGCACGGAAGCCGACGAGCTCGTCGCCCTCTACCAGCGGACGGCCACGCATCTCTCACTGATCCAGTCCAGCGCTCCCGACCCGATGCTCACCGCGCGCCTCACCCAGCTCGTGGCCCGGGCCCGATCCACGGTGACGGGAACCCGCCGGGCCTCCTGGCGCGACGCCACCCGCTTCCTGACAGCCGGTTTCCCCGCCGCGGTCTACCGCTCCAGGCACTGGTGGATACCCACGGCCGTCCTCTCGACGCTCCTGGCCGCACTCATGGGCTGGTGGATCGGCACCCACCCGGCAGTCCAGTCGGCCATCGCCGCCCCGGACGATCTGCGTCGGCTGACCAGCCCCGGTGGGGAGTACGAGACGTATTACTCCAGCCATCCGGCGGCCTCGTTCGCGGCCCAGGTCTGGACGAACAACGCGCAGGCCGCCGCGATGTGCCTGGTCCTGGGGGCGTTCCTGTGCCTCCCGGTGATCTGGATCCTCTTCGTCAACGTCCTCAATCTCGCGGTC from Streptomyces sp. NBC_01707 includes the following:
- a CDS encoding stage II sporulation protein M; the protein is MDLDVFVTAHRTEWDRLDHLLHRGRRLTGTEADELVALYQRTATHLSLIQSSAPDPMLTARLTQLVARARSTVTGTRRASWRDATRFLTAGFPAAVYRSRHWWIPTAVLSTLLAALMGWWIGTHPAVQSAIAAPDDLRRLTSPGGEYETYYSSHPAASFAAQVWTNNAQAAAMCLVLGAFLCLPVIWILFVNVLNLAVGIGLMSSAGRLDTFLGLILPHGLLELTAVFVAAGTGLRLGWTVIDPGPQTRRSALAQQGRAAIGMAIGLALVLFVSGVIEGFVTPSGLPTWGRIAIGIAAELAFLIYVYVLGGRAARTGEAGDVDADERSAELPAAA